GTTGGCGGTAAATTTGCTTTCAAAAGGGCGAAGGGAAGTGATGATTAAATCTGTTGCAACTGCTGTTCCAacgtttgtgatgtcttgttttcggttaccaaaaacaattacatccaAGCTTACCAGTGcagtggcaaatttttggtggagtacaaATGGTCAGACAGGGGGCATACATTGGCTTGCCTGGGAGAAATTATGTGTTAGCAAACAGTTAGGTGGTCTTGGTTTTAGGAATGTGGATGACTTTAATTCGGCATTACTGGCCAAGCAACTTTGGCGTCTGATAGACGTTCCAGAGTCTTTGTTTGCCAGGGTTTTCAAAAGTAGGTATTATAGGAATACGCATCCGTTGGATCCAATTAGGTCATACTCTCCCTCCTATGGATGGAGGAGTATAtgttctgctcgctctctggttaataaagggcttattaaacgggttggtTCTGGGGACACCATTTCTATATGGTCAGATCCTTGGGTaccagctcaattcccgagaccagcttcCAGCAAGGGGCCGTTAAAGGACCCTTCTCTTCAAATGAATCAATTAATTGATCGACAAAATAATTCTTGGCGTCTGGATATGCTcaatgagcattttgatccactTGATGTTGCATTAATCAGGGCTATTCCGTTGGGTGGTAACCAAAGGGATGATCCCTTCGGTTGGCATTTCACGAAAACTGGGAAGTATACAGTCAAATCAGGCTATCATACTGCACGTCATGACGTGGTTCGGACTTTTGCGGCCACTGGTTATGGCCCGGAAATTACCCCCTACTCGCTAGTGTGTGGAGGGCTCGTTGCCCACCTAAGATCcagcattttatgtggcaggtctTATCTGGTTGTATTTCGGTTTCGGCAAATTTGGGACTACGGGGTATTGCTTGTGATGTATGGTGCGTACGATGCGGCGCGGATTCGGAGACAATAAATCATGCCATCTTTGTGTGTCCTCCGGCCCGTCAGGTTTGGGCGCTAGCAAATGTGCCGGTGGGACCTAATTCTTTCCCGACGGAATCAATATATGCAAATGTTGATCACTTTTTAGGGAAGCAGAATCCGGGAGCCCGTATTGCGGCTTTTCCTTGGCTTATGTGGTTtatttggaaagcaaggaatgcATGTGTCTTTGACAATATTGCCGAAAGGCCAGAGGATATTGTTAGGGTAGCAGAGGGTGAAGCTGCAGCATGGCAGCAGGCTCAGATAGAGGATGATCTAGTGACCAGTCCCACCTTTCCAGTAGTTTCCGAGTTTCCAGTTAGAGTGCCTACGGTTTCCCTTCCTTCGGTCTTTTCAGGATATCGATGCTTCATAGCTGGATCTTGGAAAGCAGGGGATTTGTATGCAGGTGCTGGTTGGTGTTGTACCTCGATCCAGACAACGTTGCCGTTTTTGGGTGCCAAGAATTTCAGGCGAAGTCTATCTCCATTACATACTGAAGTTGAAGCGTTCCTTTGGGCGATGCGCTGCATGATCGGCCATGACTTCAGAGAGGTGGCTTTTTATACTgactgctcagacttggtgaagatggtgtcttctccttccgACTGGCCAGCGTTCTCGGCGTACCTTGACGACATCAAGACTGATAGGGAGgaattctcttccttttctttatctttaattcCTAGAAATGCTAATTTAAgggcggattctttggcacgccaagcgtgTACATCTCCGCAGCAAGTATTGTTTGTAAACGATTTTCCTACCAATtagctcgtttgagctgatctgttgttgacaaaaaaaataaaaaaataaagcagaagtgtttttttttgttcaaatagATAATACTTAAGAGTTAAAGTTAGGATTAATTATAGAAATGGGCCTTTTTTCCCAGAATCTTACAGATTTAGGACTTATTGTCCATACTTACagaaacatgtatttttattcaGTCAAAAAGATAATATTACCCTTGCCTAAAGGctcaactctctctttctcttttcttctctgcGCCGTGCacaaggtttttttctttctttctttttcctgaTTTCCAAATCTCTCCATCGAGAAACTTGTCGGCTGATGATGAGTTCTCTATCAATTAGTGTTTACGATTCTTTTGGGTTCACCAGACAAGATCcctttagggtttagtttcGTTTATACAAAACACAATTCATTAAATTCATTGTGTTCATCGGATCTCCAAGATAGTGTTGGTGGTGGAGAAATACAATCCATTAATGTTTGTGACTGGAgcccttgttttttttggatagtatccccttagggtttagtttttttcatcTAAAGTGAAAGAGATTGAATCCATAAATTCATTGGATTGGAGATGGTGTTGGCGACAGAGCGATTTGTGTTTTGGAAGCTAAAGAATTGGTGTTGAAAGTGAcgaagatggtgatgatggaGCATGATGGTGAGAAGCATGGTTGTTGTCGGGAGAAGAAGCCAGAGTTTAGATTGGGAgatgaggagaaagaagaagaagatgagaggacCAAAACTGTATTTTTGTCTACCACAAAAAGGCCTAAACTTGAGAATACGGGCTATAGTACCCAATTTCAAATATTTGGTACACAAAAGCcctattttaataaatatcccGTTAAAGTTAAGagttcatgaaaaaaaaaaagactatggAGTTCAGTTTCTATTCAATTTGTAACTTTTCACAGCCAATATAATGAAGTCACAGCCAATATGGAGAAATGGTAAGAAAAAGACTTGATTCTCACAGccaatataatttcttttaaacttttcgGGCTGTGACTTCATTTTCTAAAACTACAGAATGATTGGCTCAAAATTAggcctttttgtttttttatttaactttctACTGACTCTAAAGCACCATCCAATCACACCATCAAACGATCTACTACTTAATATTGGTTTCAAGGTTAAGATAATAGTAATCCCGTTAAAGTCAGAACTCACATTTGAGTGATATACTTAGGATAGAGACATTTCGGCGATATTCCTAAAGCTTGGTCTTTGAcctttatgtaaaaaaaaaaacaaaaaaaaaaaatccatcatCTAAAAATCATTTGCATCAGTGATAAATGTTGAGTTGTAATTTTAgctatctttcaagaaaaagaatACATAACAAGGCGCTTTGAATGGTTTCTTCCTTTGACTGAGTGAGGAAagattttttgaaataaaatcttAGGAAAGGATTGTTAAAAGGTACTCCATTGTATAACAAAGGATTGTatgcttcttcctttttgttgaCAATTGAGTACCTTGAAcaatcttttgttatttactatattgttattaattctaatgaaaaatgttaaattttaccAATATCAACTTGTGATTTATTCAGCTTATATATGGTGaccataaaaatatattttctgtaaAGAAAAATAGTTGAAATGTCCAtgaaaagaagaatgagaattgaattgatttttcttttaagaaaaatctttttttttttttccaatcaagaaaaatcttattacaacaagaaaaaaccAAGGAGGATAAAAACAACAACGAAAGAAGAGTACCCCCTTTCtattaattttatggaaaacacAATAACATGATCATGGCTTGTAACAAGCCCTAAACATCTTAACGAAAGGACGCATCATCTTCACCagtactttcttcttcttcttcttctcctttggtTTGTTCACCGAATCCTCATCGATATCACCGTCATAAGCTTCCTCATTTGAGGTCAAAACTGTTAACAGGGTTGTCAACAAGATCAGCCTAATTTCCTTGAACTCAGGACGTGCATCCGAATCATGTGCCCAGCAATATTCAAGTATAATCCAGTATAGATCAAGAGGTTTCAGCTGAGAACTCCACATGAACCTCTCAAGAGTGCCGCCTTCCATGAGTTCGGTAACTATCACCAGTTGCGGCTCTATGCAAGCTCCAACAAACTATACAATCACCAAAAACCATGTTTAATTTCTCACTATTATAATGATAAAACACCaatataactaataaatttttcattttttacctTCACAATGTTGGCATCTCTCATCTTGGATAGTAACAGAACTTCattttgaaacttctttttgtCACTTGGTTGCATTATCTTCACAGCAACGGGAACTCGGTTTCTGAGCCtataaaatcattataaagAACATACGAATTAGTGTTAAATTcatcattataaaaaataagagagagatgGAACAAACAATCCTTTGTAGACGATGGAGTAGCCTCCTTCTCCAATCATCTCTCCCACTGAGACATCGTTTGGGTTGAGAAGCAATTCCCTGTTGATACTGAAATTGAATTTCTCGTTTGACAAAGCCATTAGTCCAGCACTCATTTTGAAGGCTGGAAGTGACTGAGAGGACTAAGGATGATTAGTGAAAGATgaaatgttgatgatgatgagtgataGAGGAAGTGCTTGGGCTTATTTATAGTACTACAACATGTGGGGGTGATTCTGTAATCTTACGAGTTGTTATCCGACGTGTATTGacaattaatagtataaaaaCGAGAAAATCAATACTAATTATTACAGTTACTGTTTACCAATGAGTATGAATGGTCTCGTTACCAAGCTTATctttacattaaattttttatccaTTCACCACCACAtctcttgattttcttataATCTTATCTTTAGGtagctttttttcttaatatgtttaACAATATATGTGGACTCTATGTGCAACTCTTTTGGAAAAAACTTTTTATGCATGAGCTGTATACAGCaatgtattgtatatatatagcaagAGAAAGATGGTAACAAAGCTggaattacaatatattttataaatttcctatctaataaattttttttttattttttttataaataagtcttaTTTTCATTGC
The sequence above is drawn from the Camelina sativa cultivar DH55 chromosome 4, Cs, whole genome shotgun sequence genome and encodes:
- the LOC104780897 gene encoding G-type lectin S-receptor-like serine/threonine-protein kinase At1g61370, translated to MSAGLMALSNEKFNFSINRELLLNPNDVSVGEMIGEGGYSIVYKGLLRNRVPVAVKIMQPSDKKKFQNEVLLLSKMRDANIVKFVGACIEPQLVIVTELMEGGTLERFMWSSQLKPLDLYWIILEYCWAHDSDARPEFKEIRLILLTTLLTVLTSNEEAYDGDIDEDSVNKPKEKKKKKKVLVKMMRPFVKMFRACYKP